The Macrococcoides canis genome has a window encoding:
- a CDS encoding aldehyde dehydrogenase, translating into MLNTETQNVRDFFQTQATKDIKFRKKYLKALKKSIKKHESDILDALKSDLGKNKVEAYATEIGFVKKELSYIIKELKNWAKTKSVTTPMMQFPAKSFIKYEPYGTVLIIGPFNYPFQLVMSPLIGALAAGNCAVVKPSEMTPQTSMVVQEILEEVFPENYVKVIQGEKEVTSQLLDERFDYIFFTGSTKVGQIVYEKASKHLTPVTLELGGKSPAIIDDTANLKVAAERVAFGKFMNAGQTCVAPDYVLIDNKVKMKFVKALQSTIQEFYGTQTEQSEDFGRIVNDNHFNRLVNIIEDSRQQVIYGGESNADELFVAPTIILDPELSDSVMQQEIFGPILPIIGYDMFNEVYDIVEQYEKPLALYLFTEDSDQITAVFNRLSFGGGCVNDTILHLANPNLPFGGVGHSGIGSYHGKYSFELFSHEKSYITKSTKLESGLLFPPYKGKFKYVKQLFK; encoded by the coding sequence ATGTTAAATACAGAAACTCAAAATGTGCGCGATTTCTTTCAAACACAAGCAACAAAAGATATAAAGTTCAGAAAGAAATATTTGAAAGCTTTGAAGAAATCTATCAAGAAACATGAATCAGATATTCTAGATGCACTTAAAAGTGACCTTGGGAAGAATAAGGTAGAGGCATACGCGACAGAAATTGGGTTCGTTAAGAAAGAATTATCCTATATCATTAAAGAACTTAAAAATTGGGCGAAGACAAAGTCTGTGACAACGCCGATGATGCAGTTTCCGGCAAAGAGCTTCATTAAATATGAACCCTATGGCACCGTGCTTATAATCGGACCGTTTAACTATCCATTCCAGCTCGTGATGTCACCGCTTATCGGGGCACTTGCTGCGGGGAACTGCGCAGTTGTGAAACCTTCAGAAATGACACCGCAGACAAGCATGGTCGTTCAAGAAATACTGGAAGAAGTCTTCCCTGAAAATTATGTGAAAGTGATACAAGGAGAAAAAGAAGTAACATCACAGTTACTCGATGAGCGCTTCGACTATATTTTCTTTACAGGCAGCACGAAAGTCGGACAAATCGTCTATGAGAAAGCGAGCAAACATTTAACGCCAGTAACACTGGAGCTTGGTGGAAAAAGTCCAGCGATTATTGATGATACTGCGAATCTTAAAGTGGCTGCTGAACGTGTCGCATTCGGTAAATTTATGAACGCGGGTCAGACATGTGTTGCTCCAGACTACGTTCTAATTGATAACAAAGTTAAGATGAAGTTTGTGAAGGCGCTGCAGTCAACAATCCAGGAGTTTTATGGTACTCAAACAGAACAGAGCGAAGACTTCGGACGCATCGTCAATGATAATCACTTCAATCGCTTAGTCAATATAATAGAAGACAGTCGTCAACAAGTTATTTACGGCGGAGAGAGCAATGCTGATGAACTGTTTGTTGCGCCTACCATTATTCTTGATCCTGAACTCAGCGATAGCGTGATGCAGCAGGAGATCTTCGGTCCGATATTACCGATTATCGGCTATGATATGTTCAATGAAGTGTATGATATCGTCGAGCAGTATGAGAAGCCGCTAGCACTGTATCTCTTCACTGAAGACAGCGATCAAATAACGGCAGTATTTAATCGCCTGTCATTCGGTGGAGGATGCGTCAATGACACGATATTGCATCTTGCAAATCCAAACCTTCCTTTTGGTGGTGTCGGTCACTCAGGTATCGGAAGCTATCACGGGAAATATTCATTTGAATTATTCAGCCATGAAAAGAGCTATATTACAAAGAGTACAAAGCTTGAATCTGGTTTACTCTTCCCACCATATAAAGGGAAATTCAAATATGTAAAACAATTGTTTAAATAA
- a CDS encoding manganese-dependent inorganic pyrophosphatase yields MTILTFGHQNPDTDTITSALVMADLQKALGKDIEAVRLGDINGETEYALNKFGVEAPRLIEKLNKEEVILVDHNEFQQSAPGIEEATIFMVVDHHRIANFETAGPLYYRAEPVGCTATILRKMYKENDVEIKPEIAGLMLSAIISDTLLFKSPTCTDEDVKAAEALAEIANIDLQSYGLEMLKAGASTKDKTAEELLNIDAKSFAMGDHEVRVAQVNTVDIDEVLARKDELEQAINAETAQEGYALFVLVVTDILNSNSKILALGQQQSMVEKAFNVALDQNTALLEGVVSRKKQVVPQLTAALTE; encoded by the coding sequence ATGACAATTTTAACTTTCGGACATCAAAATCCAGATACAGATACAATTACATCAGCTTTAGTAATGGCTGACTTACAAAAAGCTTTAGGTAAAGATATTGAAGCAGTACGTTTAGGTGATATTAACGGTGAAACTGAATATGCATTAAACAAATTCGGTGTTGAAGCACCACGTTTAATTGAAAAGCTGAATAAAGAAGAAGTTATTTTAGTTGACCATAACGAATTCCAGCAGTCAGCGCCCGGCATTGAAGAAGCAACAATCTTCATGGTAGTGGACCATCACCGTATCGCAAATTTCGAAACTGCAGGACCATTATACTACCGTGCTGAACCTGTAGGATGTACAGCAACAATCTTACGTAAGATGTATAAAGAAAACGATGTAGAAATCAAACCTGAAATCGCTGGATTAATGCTTTCTGCGATTATTTCAGATACTTTATTATTTAAATCGCCAACATGTACAGATGAGGATGTAAAAGCTGCTGAAGCGTTAGCTGAAATCGCGAATATCGATCTTCAGTCATACGGTCTTGAAATGTTAAAAGCAGGTGCATCTACGAAAGATAAAACTGCTGAAGAATTATTAAATATCGATGCGAAGTCATTTGCGATGGGTGATCACGAAGTACGTGTCGCTCAAGTAAATACGGTTGATATCGACGAAGTCCTTGCGCGTAAAGATGAGCTGGAACAAGCAATCAATGCTGAAACTGCTCAAGAAGGCTACGCATTATTCGTACTCGTAGTCACTGATATTCTAAACTCAAACTCTAAAATATTAGCTTTAGGACAACAACAGTCTATGGTGGAAAAAGCATTTAACGTAGCGCTTGATCAAAATACTGCATTATTAGAAGGCGTAGTATCTCGTAAAAAACAAGTTGTACCACAATTAACTGCAGCACTTACTGAATAA
- a CDS encoding GNAT family N-acetyltransferase, producing the protein MEILQGNNKFYVGNEASPDAEITFQPSGDAIVIDHTYTDPKLRGQGVAKQLVERAVAYARENNLKVVPLCSYARVVMERDPEMQSLIK; encoded by the coding sequence ATGGAAATCTTACAAGGAAATAATAAGTTCTATGTAGGTAATGAAGCATCACCTGATGCTGAAATTACGTTCCAGCCATCAGGTGATGCGATTGTAATTGATCACACATATACAGATCCTAAGTTGCGTGGACAAGGTGTCGCGAAACAGCTCGTTGAACGTGCAGTAGCCTATGCCCGTGAGAACAACTTAAAGGTTGTACCACTTTGCTCTTATGCACGTGTCGTAATGGAAAGAGATCCTGAGATGCAGTCACTTATTAAATAA
- a CDS encoding Gfo/Idh/MocA family protein, whose protein sequence is MKFGIIGTNWITDRFIEAGKVTDGFELHSVYSRTLDKAEMFSKRHHIPNFTDNFDAFLEDEALDAVYIATPNILHHQQAIQAMNHKKHVLCEKPITTSLKNFNLMVQAQENNGVYFMEAMKSIYSPAYLKLKSWIEEIGTIRRVNFHYNQYSSRYDKYKEGIIENAFKPELGNGALMDLGVYTISPLVDLFGYPKSVQATGKILSTGADCQGTVICNYHNMTALLSFSKIIDSHLPSEIIGEEGIITIDKISAPSQIVKMKRSGEVIETFSCDGQPMQYEIDHFIKCVTAQQGDMNNETSRMTMQLIDELKAQMDLLF, encoded by the coding sequence ATGAAATTTGGAATTATCGGAACGAACTGGATAACGGATCGTTTTATTGAAGCGGGTAAAGTAACGGATGGATTTGAGCTCCACAGCGTGTATTCAAGAACGCTGGATAAGGCAGAGATGTTTAGCAAGCGTCACCATATCCCGAACTTTACCGATAACTTTGATGCATTTCTAGAAGATGAAGCGCTCGATGCCGTATATATCGCTACTCCCAATATACTCCATCATCAACAGGCGATTCAAGCAATGAATCATAAAAAGCATGTACTCTGTGAAAAGCCGATAACGACGTCTTTAAAGAACTTCAATTTAATGGTGCAGGCACAAGAGAATAATGGCGTATACTTTATGGAAGCGATGAAGAGTATTTATTCTCCTGCATATTTAAAACTTAAATCATGGATTGAAGAGATTGGCACGATTAGACGTGTGAACTTTCATTATAATCAATATTCGTCGCGATATGACAAATACAAGGAAGGGATTATCGAAAATGCCTTTAAACCTGAACTAGGAAATGGTGCTTTGATGGACCTCGGTGTATATACGATTAGTCCGCTCGTTGATTTATTCGGTTATCCTAAAAGCGTACAGGCGACTGGGAAAATCTTATCGACCGGTGCAGATTGTCAAGGAACTGTGATTTGTAACTACCATAATATGACGGCGCTACTAAGTTTCTCAAAGATTATCGACAGTCATCTGCCTTCAGAGATTATTGGAGAAGAAGGTATTATTACTATAGATAAAATTTCCGCACCATCTCAAATCGTAAAAATGAAACGCAGCGGAGAAGTGATTGAGACATTTAGCTGTGACGGTCAGCCGATGCAATATGAGATTGACCATTTTATTAAATGTGTCACAGCACAGCAAGGCGATATGAACAATGAGACATCACGCATGACGATGCAGTTGATCGATGAACTAAAAGCACAGATGGATTTATTATTTTAA
- the pglS gene encoding 6-phosphogluconolactonase, which yields MTKIKGLLGSYTKNDGKGIYTFEIDTELKKITSVETGYEVGASTYIQKHEDKLYGIKKEEQGAGIQSYQIGEKLTVINDLLESTDSGCHLWISRDGKYLLEAVYGSGVVRLYALDDNGAVAQLIDTHQQQGNGPNEERQDNAHTHYIQETPDGYAVAVDLGTDEVITFTFGDEGFKQVGVLNVEPGMGPRHLVFHENGKYAYLFTELSNEVVVLSYNDGEFEMKEKYSALPEDFTGHSQGAAIRMSHDQQFVYASNRGHQSIAVYKVQGEGEALELVEIVSTQGDWPRDFNIDSSDKYLVCAHERDGVLSLFERDDQTGRLTLLDDSARAPEAVCVQFL from the coding sequence ATGACTAAAATTAAAGGGTTATTAGGTTCTTATACGAAAAATGATGGCAAAGGGATCTATACATTTGAAATAGATACTGAACTGAAAAAGATTACATCCGTAGAAACAGGCTATGAAGTAGGAGCATCGACTTACATTCAAAAGCATGAAGATAAATTATATGGCATTAAAAAAGAAGAACAAGGTGCCGGGATTCAAAGCTACCAGATCGGTGAAAAGCTTACAGTAATCAATGATTTACTAGAATCTACAGACAGTGGCTGTCACCTTTGGATCAGCCGTGACGGAAAGTATCTGCTAGAAGCGGTGTATGGATCAGGAGTGGTAAGACTGTATGCATTAGATGACAATGGAGCAGTAGCACAACTTATCGATACACATCAGCAGCAAGGTAATGGACCGAACGAAGAACGTCAAGATAACGCACATACGCACTATATCCAGGAAACACCAGATGGATATGCAGTTGCTGTGGATCTAGGAACAGACGAAGTGATTACATTTACATTCGGTGATGAAGGATTTAAACAAGTTGGTGTATTAAATGTAGAACCCGGCATGGGACCAAGACATTTAGTCTTCCATGAAAATGGGAAGTATGCGTACTTATTCACTGAGTTAAGCAATGAAGTAGTGGTGTTGTCTTATAATGATGGTGAGTTTGAAATGAAAGAAAAATATTCGGCGTTACCTGAAGACTTTACAGGACACTCACAAGGCGCAGCAATTAGAATGAGCCACGATCAGCAATTTGTTTACGCATCAAACCGTGGACATCAGTCGATTGCAGTATATAAAGTGCAAGGTGAAGGTGAAGCGCTGGAACTCGTTGAGATTGTAAGTACTCAAGGAGACTGGCCACGTGACTTCAATATTGATAGTAGCGACAAATATTTAGTATGTGCACATGAAAGAGACGGTGTGTTAAGTTTGTTCGAGCGTGACGATCAGACAGGACGCTTAACATTATTAGATGATAGCGCACGAGCACCGGAAGCAGTATGTGTACAATTTTTATAG
- a CDS encoding carbon-nitrogen family hydrolase, protein MMKCAIYQMEIIPGSPEGNIEKIRKWISGLDESIEIVVLPEMWNTSYVLDELTEIADEDGSREIHALQEMAKRFHVHIIGGSIAVKSQERIFNRSVVINRDGEVVHQYDKVHLVPMLDEPKYLTAGNHIQSFTLDGIKMGVIICYDLRFPEISRKLALEGIEVLFVVAEWPASRMDAFNKLLYARAIENQVYVIACNNIGYCREEKFGGQSKVINPLGTLVESLETDETTLTISVDLDYSKEVKSSIPVMDSRRPELY, encoded by the coding sequence ATGATGAAATGTGCAATCTATCAAATGGAGATTATTCCTGGAAGCCCAGAAGGAAATATTGAAAAGATAAGAAAGTGGATCAGCGGGCTGGATGAAAGTATAGAGATCGTCGTTCTTCCGGAGATGTGGAACACTTCTTATGTGCTGGATGAATTAACTGAGATAGCGGATGAGGATGGAAGTCGCGAGATACATGCCTTACAGGAGATGGCGAAGCGCTTTCATGTCCATATTATCGGAGGTTCGATAGCTGTAAAATCTCAAGAGCGTATATTCAATCGAAGTGTTGTTATCAATCGTGATGGGGAAGTGGTGCATCAATATGATAAAGTGCATCTCGTACCTATGCTGGATGAACCGAAATATTTAACTGCAGGGAATCATATTCAAAGTTTCACATTAGATGGCATAAAGATGGGCGTTATTATCTGTTACGATTTGCGTTTCCCTGAAATTTCTAGAAAGCTTGCTTTAGAAGGAATAGAAGTACTCTTTGTTGTAGCAGAGTGGCCGGCTTCACGTATGGATGCTTTCAACAAGCTGCTCTATGCACGCGCAATCGAAAATCAAGTCTATGTCATCGCGTGTAATAATATCGGTTACTGCCGTGAAGAAAAGTTTGGCGGACAATCGAAAGTGATCAATCCACTGGGCACATTAGTGGAATCCCTCGAAACTGATGAGACAACATTAACGATATCTGTTGACCTGGATTATAGTAAAGAAGTGAAGTCGTCTATACCAGTGATGGACTCAAGACGTCCGGAACTATATTAA